A genomic region of Mesorhizobium sp. NZP2077 contains the following coding sequences:
- a CDS encoding MFS transporter → MSLPLIALFIAAFAFGTTEFVIAGVLPQVAEGLGVSVPSAGYLVSGYACGIAIGGPLLALATKSLPRKTLLLGLAVAFTIGQATCALAPDFTSMLVLRIAVAVAHGAYFGVAMVVAVGLVAEDKRGMAVAVILSGLTVSNVIGVPAGTAIGNIWGWRATFWVMCALGVAATLAMTALLPRTTGYQAKPAGLAREVRVLARQQVWTSLILMLMLMLGQFCLFTYITPTLLEVTGLDENLVPWVLLLNGVGATLGVFLGGKLSDWKLMPSLITMLGLQAVTLAVIYAVSPYPLPMVVAIVIWGGLNFAIGTPIQTRILAWTADASNLASSLIPSGFNVGIALAASLGAAMLNAGYGYRSLPVVGAIAMLVAVVVAVVSQIWEARSSATPPLTAPAE, encoded by the coding sequence ATGTCGCTTCCACTTATCGCCCTGTTCATCGCAGCTTTTGCTTTCGGCACCACAGAATTCGTCATTGCCGGCGTGCTGCCACAAGTGGCGGAGGGGCTTGGCGTCTCGGTTCCCTCGGCCGGCTATCTCGTCTCCGGCTATGCCTGCGGCATTGCGATCGGCGGCCCGTTGCTGGCGCTCGCAACCAAATCCTTGCCGCGCAAGACCTTGCTGCTCGGCCTCGCCGTCGCCTTCACCATCGGCCAGGCGACTTGCGCGCTGGCGCCTGACTTCACCTCGATGCTGGTGTTGCGCATTGCCGTCGCGGTAGCGCACGGCGCCTATTTCGGCGTTGCCATGGTGGTTGCCGTCGGCCTCGTTGCCGAGGACAAACGCGGCATGGCGGTGGCGGTCATCCTGTCCGGCCTCACCGTCTCCAACGTCATCGGCGTGCCGGCCGGCACCGCCATCGGCAACATCTGGGGATGGCGTGCGACCTTCTGGGTGATGTGCGCGCTCGGCGTCGCGGCAACACTCGCGATGACCGCCCTTCTGCCGCGCACCACCGGATACCAGGCCAAGCCCGCCGGCCTCGCTCGGGAGGTCCGCGTCCTGGCGCGCCAGCAGGTCTGGACTTCGCTGATCCTGATGCTGATGCTGATGCTCGGCCAGTTCTGCCTGTTCACCTACATCACCCCGACTTTGCTGGAGGTCACCGGGCTCGACGAGAACCTGGTGCCCTGGGTGCTGCTGCTCAACGGCGTCGGCGCCACGCTTGGCGTCTTCCTCGGCGGCAAGCTGTCCGACTGGAAGCTGATGCCGTCGCTGATCACCATGCTTGGCCTACAGGCGGTGACGCTGGCGGTCATCTACGCCGTCAGTCCCTATCCCCTGCCGATGGTCGTCGCGATCGTCATCTGGGGCGGCCTCAACTTCGCCATCGGCACGCCGATCCAGACCCGCATCCTGGCGTGGACGGCGGACGCCTCCAACCTCGCCTCCTCGCTGATCCCGTCCGGCTTCAATGTCGGCATCGCGCTGGCGGCGTCGCTGGGCGCCGCCATGCTCAATGCCGGCTACGGCTATCGCAGCCTGCCGGTGGTCGGCGCTATCGCCATGCTGGTCGCCGTAGTGGTGGCAGTCGTCTCCCAGATCTGGGAAGCGCGCAGCAGCGCCACGCCACCGCTGACGGCCCCCGCCGAGTAG
- a CDS encoding DUF2061 domain-containing protein: MDTHSRSFAKALSWRVTGTIDTLIISLVVTGSVKLAAAIGITEVFTKSLLYYFHERAWLKIPYGRKTPA, translated from the coding sequence ATGGACACCCATTCGCGCAGTTTCGCCAAGGCGCTGTCCTGGCGCGTGACCGGCACCATCGACACACTGATCATTTCCCTGGTCGTGACAGGAAGCGTCAAGCTCGCCGCGGCCATCGGCATAACCGAGGTCTTCACCAAGTCCCTGCTCTACTATTTCCACGAGCGGGCGTGGTTGAAGATACCCTATGGCCGCAAGACTCCTGCCTGA
- a CDS encoding Na/Pi cotransporter family protein: protein MSGSVVLLHLAGAVALMLFATRMVKTGVERAYGDVLRHRLRATMRNPIMAVLAGTGLAIALQSSTAVTLLVGSFAGSGIVSGAAGQLAVRGAEIGSALVVKLLTFDLTLLVPLCLITGTVMFMATERRDWRQTGRILVGIGLLILSLEMIGQASEPLRNSQLMPVIINYFSSDSITAYLLAALITWLFQSSIAAVLLMATLAGRGLISPELGVVLILGVNLGSSIIAPMLTRSAGPAVRVVPIGNLLMRGLGSLVMLILFMIVRPHVGFLGATAADQIVNAHILFNVIILLAGLPLAGFVYRASEKIVALGTKPVPAASLDIVELSALNESALDVPSQALGNATREVVRVCETVEIMLKRIMELYESADADKIKALAALDDRVDRKHAAIKLYLAKLTKNQLTEDEALRCQELIGACIKLEQVGDIIVRNMLVHVKKKFERGLEFTDEGWSELCAFHSSVLANARLAFNVLVSRDPETARQLVLEKDQLRDREKETSASHFLRLREGTARSVETSSIHLDTIRDLKQINSLLASMAYPVLEERGLLTGSRLKAS from the coding sequence ATGAGCGGCTCCGTCGTCCTTCTGCATCTGGCCGGCGCCGTCGCGCTGATGCTGTTTGCCACCCGCATGGTGAAGACCGGCGTCGAGCGCGCCTATGGCGACGTGCTGCGCCACAGGCTGCGCGCCACCATGCGCAATCCGATCATGGCGGTGCTGGCCGGAACGGGCCTGGCCATTGCGCTGCAGAGTTCCACGGCAGTCACGCTGTTGGTCGGCTCCTTCGCCGGTTCCGGCATCGTCTCGGGTGCGGCCGGCCAATTGGCGGTGCGCGGCGCCGAGATCGGCTCGGCGCTGGTGGTCAAGCTCTTGACTTTCGACCTCACGCTCCTGGTGCCGCTCTGCCTGATCACCGGCACGGTGATGTTCATGGCCACCGAGCGACGCGACTGGCGCCAGACCGGCCGCATTCTGGTCGGTATCGGCCTGCTGATCCTGTCGCTGGAAATGATCGGCCAGGCCTCCGAGCCGCTGCGCAACAGCCAGCTGATGCCGGTCATCATCAATTACTTCTCCAGCGATTCCATCACCGCCTATCTCCTGGCGGCGCTGATCACCTGGCTGTTCCAGTCGAGCATCGCGGCGGTACTGCTGATGGCGACGCTCGCCGGCCGCGGCCTGATCAGCCCGGAACTCGGCGTCGTCCTCATCCTCGGCGTCAATCTCGGTTCCTCGATCATCGCGCCGATGCTTACCCGCTCGGCCGGACCCGCCGTGCGCGTCGTGCCGATCGGCAATCTGCTGATGCGCGGGCTTGGGTCACTGGTCATGCTGATCCTGTTCATGATTGTCCGCCCGCATGTCGGCTTCCTCGGCGCGACGGCGGCGGACCAGATCGTCAACGCCCATATCCTGTTCAACGTCATCATCCTGCTCGCAGGCCTGCCGCTGGCCGGCTTCGTCTACCGCGCCTCGGAAAAGATCGTGGCATTGGGCACCAAGCCCGTCCCGGCCGCCTCGCTCGACATTGTAGAGTTGTCCGCGCTCAACGAGAGCGCGCTCGATGTGCCGAGCCAGGCGCTGGGCAACGCAACGCGCGAGGTGGTGCGGGTTTGTGAAACCGTCGAGATCATGCTGAAGCGCATCATGGAACTCTACGAGAGCGCCGACGCCGACAAGATCAAGGCGCTGGCGGCCCTCGACGACCGTGTCGACCGCAAGCACGCGGCGATCAAACTCTATCTCGCCAAGCTCACCAAGAACCAGCTGACCGAAGACGAGGCGCTGCGCTGCCAGGAGCTGATTGGCGCCTGCATCAAGCTCGAGCAGGTCGGCGACATCATCGTGCGCAACATGCTGGTGCATGTGAAGAAGAAGTTCGAACGCGGCCTGGAATTCACCGACGAGGGCTGGAGCGAATTGTGCGCCTTCCACAGCTCGGTGCTGGCCAATGCAAGACTTGCCTTCAACGTGCTGGTCTCGCGCGACCCCGAAACGGCTCGCCAGCTGGTGCTGGAGAAGGACCAGTTGCGCGACCGCGAGAAGGAAACCAGCGCCAGCCATTTCCTGCGGCTGCGCGAAGGCACCGCCAGGAGCGTCGAGACCAGCTCCATCCACCTCGACACCATCCGCGATCTGAAGCAGATCAACTCGCTGCTGGCGTCGATGGCCTATCCGGTACTGGAAGAGCGCGGCCTACTGACGGGCTCGAGGCTGAAGGCGAGCTAA
- a CDS encoding RcnB family protein, whose protein sequence is MKRIVLSILAVSMLAATSLTGQAAPMNAPAAPQSNYTKVDWQKPTHRDEKKRVIQKRVQKKVVVKRNNWRHGQKYSGWRQHQPVRDYGRYGLRRPGPGQEWIRVGHDYVLVSILSGIIFGAIAAH, encoded by the coding sequence ATGAAACGCATTGTTCTTTCTATTCTCGCCGTCTCGATGCTCGCCGCCACGTCGCTCACCGGCCAGGCCGCGCCGATGAACGCACCGGCCGCGCCGCAGTCGAATTACACCAAGGTCGACTGGCAGAAGCCCACCCATCGTGACGAGAAGAAGCGCGTCATCCAGAAGCGCGTCCAGAAGAAGGTCGTCGTGAAGCGGAACAACTGGCGCCATGGCCAGAAATATTCCGGCTGGCGCCAGCATCAGCCAGTCCGCGACTATGGCCGCTACGGTCTGCGTCGCCCCGGCCCCGGTCAGGAATGGATCCGAGTCGGCCACGACTATGTGCTGGTCAGCATCCTCTCCGGAATCATCTTCGGCGCGATCGCCGCGCACTAA
- the dnaG gene encoding DNA primase, whose translation MRFPPGFLDEIRDRVPISQVIGQRVAWDRKKTNTSRGDYWACCPFHGEKSPSFHCEDKKGRYHCFGCSVSGDHFKFLTELEGLSFPEAVEKIADMAGVPMPVRDEREERREQERASLTDVMEMATAFFQERLQGPEGAKARAYLRDRGLTPATQQSFRLGFAPDSRNALKEHLAAKGVPKADIEACGLVRHGDDIPVSYDWFRDRIMFPIPDSRGKIIAFGGRALAPDALAKYMNSPDTELFHKGNVLYNFARARKALAKGGTVIAVEGYMDVIALAQAGFENVVAPLGTALTENQLELLWRMAGEPMLCFDGDKAGLKAAWRAADLALPSVQAGRSARFALLPEGKDPDDLVKAEGPDAFRAVLADARPLVDLLWMRETAGGVFDTPERRAELGKTLRELVSRIRDESTRYHYQQEMREREKSFFGSQRDARQNRQDWKPGQGKTPPAPGGQFAKPGGGRMAITESLGQSALVKRGSEGMSVREATIIVALVNHPALIDENFAHVEFLDLANSDLQRLHAAILDAMAHDMANDRHAVVTTIERAGCAEIWGRAVELIKRARQWPALETAALDDARDALNQALHLQRSARTLHKELKQAEAALEADPSDENFRHLIEIQAQFQDVQATEALIEGFGVSSGRAGRA comes from the coding sequence ATGCGCTTTCCGCCCGGCTTTCTCGACGAGATCCGCGACCGCGTGCCGATTTCACAGGTCATCGGCCAGCGCGTCGCGTGGGATCGCAAGAAGACCAATACGTCGCGAGGCGACTATTGGGCCTGTTGCCCGTTCCATGGCGAGAAGAGCCCGTCCTTCCATTGCGAGGACAAGAAGGGGCGTTACCACTGTTTCGGCTGCTCGGTCTCGGGCGACCATTTCAAGTTCCTCACCGAACTTGAAGGATTGAGTTTTCCCGAGGCGGTCGAGAAGATCGCCGACATGGCCGGCGTGCCGATGCCGGTGCGCGACGAGCGCGAGGAACGGCGCGAGCAGGAACGCGCCAGCCTGACCGATGTCATGGAAATGGCGACTGCTTTCTTCCAGGAACGGCTGCAAGGACCGGAAGGCGCGAAGGCCCGCGCCTATCTCAGGGATCGTGGGCTGACGCCGGCGACACAGCAGTCATTCCGGCTTGGCTTCGCGCCCGACAGCCGTAACGCGCTGAAAGAGCATCTGGCGGCAAAAGGCGTGCCGAAAGCCGATATCGAGGCGTGCGGGCTGGTGCGTCATGGCGACGATATCCCGGTCTCCTATGACTGGTTCCGCGACCGCATCATGTTCCCGATCCCGGATTCGCGCGGCAAGATCATCGCCTTTGGCGGCCGCGCGCTGGCGCCCGATGCGCTGGCCAAATACATGAACTCGCCCGACACCGAGCTCTTCCACAAGGGCAATGTGCTCTACAATTTCGCCCGCGCCCGCAAGGCGCTCGCCAAGGGCGGTACGGTCATTGCCGTCGAAGGCTACATGGACGTGATCGCACTGGCGCAGGCGGGTTTCGAGAATGTCGTGGCGCCACTCGGTACCGCGCTCACCGAAAACCAGCTGGAACTGTTGTGGCGCATGGCGGGCGAGCCGATGCTGTGCTTCGACGGCGACAAGGCCGGGCTGAAGGCGGCATGGCGCGCCGCCGATCTGGCGCTGCCATCGGTGCAGGCCGGGCGCTCGGCGCGCTTCGCGCTGCTGCCGGAGGGCAAGGATCCCGACGACCTCGTCAAGGCCGAGGGGCCGGACGCTTTCCGCGCCGTGCTTGCCGATGCGCGGCCGCTGGTGGACCTGTTGTGGATGCGCGAGACGGCGGGCGGTGTCTTCGACACGCCGGAGCGGCGGGCGGAATTGGGAAAGACGCTGCGGGAACTCGTCAGCCGCATCCGCGACGAAAGCACGCGCTATCACTACCAGCAGGAAATGCGCGAGCGTGAAAAGAGCTTCTTCGGCTCGCAGCGCGATGCGCGGCAGAACCGCCAGGACTGGAAACCGGGGCAGGGCAAGACGCCACCAGCACCCGGCGGACAATTCGCCAAGCCTGGCGGCGGCCGCATGGCGATCACCGAAAGCCTCGGCCAATCGGCGCTGGTCAAGCGCGGCAGCGAGGGAATGTCGGTGCGCGAGGCGACGATCATCGTGGCTCTGGTCAACCATCCAGCGCTGATCGACGAGAATTTCGCCCATGTCGAATTTCTCGACCTCGCCAATTCCGACCTGCAGCGGCTGCACGCCGCCATCCTCGACGCGATGGCGCATGACATGGCCAATGACCGCCACGCGGTGGTGACGACGATCGAGCGCGCCGGCTGTGCCGAGATCTGGGGGCGCGCCGTCGAACTGATCAAGCGGGCGCGGCAATGGCCGGCGCTGGAGACGGCCGCGCTGGACGATGCGCGCGACGCTCTGAACCAGGCGCTGCACTTGCAGCGCAGCGCGCGCACCTTACATAAGGAACTGAAACAGGCGGAAGCGGCGCTCGAAGCAGATCCCTCGGACGAAAACTTCCGCCATCTGATCGAAATTCAGGCGCAATTTCAGGATGTACAGGCGACGGAAGCGCTGATCGAAGGATTCGGCGTTTCGTCGGGCAGGGCTGGGCGAGCCTAA
- the rpoD gene encoding RNA polymerase sigma factor RpoD, with the protein MATKEKEEVETEREGATDGPLLDLSDDAVKKMIKAAKKRGYVTMDELNSVLPSEEVTSEQIEDTMAMLSDMGINVVEDDEQGEEAEAGDTAADAEEDANELAEQTGTAVAATTTKKEPTDRTDDPVRMYLREMGSVELLSREGEIAIAKRIEAGRETMIAGLCESPLTFQAIIIWRDELNESKILLREIIDLEATYAGPEAKQAPVVERIEEAPKVEEKTRRGRDEEEDITNVGADTRGIGDDDEEDEDEASLSLAAMEAELRPQVMETLDVIADTYKKLRKLQDQQVENRLAAAGTLSPSQDRRLKELKDQLIKAVKSLSLNTARIEALVEQLYDINKRLVQNEGKLLRLAESYGVRREEFLKEYQGSELDPNWIRSIANLTSRGWKEFTKNEKDAIKELRAEIQHLATETAISILEFRKIVNQVQKGEREAAIAKKEMVEANLRLVISIAKKYTNRGLQFLDLIQEGNIGLMKAVDKFEYRRGYKFSTYATWWIRQAITRSIADQARTIRIPVHMIETINKIVRTSRQMLHEIGREPTPEELAEKLAMPLEKVRKVLKIAKEPISLETPVGDEEDSHLGDFIEDKMAILPIDAAIQANLRETTTRVLASLTPREERVLRMRFGIGMNTDHTLEEVGQQFSVTRERIRQIEAKALRKLKHPSRSRKLRSFLDS; encoded by the coding sequence ATGGCGACTAAGGAAAAGGAAGAGGTCGAGACCGAACGCGAGGGCGCCACCGATGGCCCTCTGCTCGACCTTTCCGATGATGCTGTCAAGAAGATGATCAAGGCCGCCAAGAAGCGCGGCTATGTCACGATGGACGAGCTGAATTCGGTGCTGCCTTCCGAGGAAGTGACCTCCGAGCAGATCGAGGACACGATGGCGATGCTGTCCGACATGGGCATCAATGTCGTCGAGGATGACGAGCAGGGCGAAGAGGCCGAGGCCGGCGACACCGCGGCGGACGCCGAGGAAGACGCCAACGAACTGGCCGAACAGACCGGCACGGCGGTCGCTGCCACCACCACCAAGAAAGAGCCGACCGACCGTACCGACGATCCGGTGCGCATGTATCTGCGCGAGATGGGTTCGGTGGAGCTGTTGTCGCGCGAGGGCGAAATCGCCATAGCCAAGCGCATCGAGGCCGGCCGCGAGACGATGATCGCGGGCCTGTGCGAAAGCCCGCTGACCTTCCAGGCCATCATCATCTGGCGCGACGAGCTCAACGAATCAAAGATCCTGCTGCGCGAGATCATCGATCTCGAAGCCACCTATGCCGGCCCCGAGGCCAAGCAGGCGCCGGTGGTCGAGCGCATCGAGGAAGCCCCCAAGGTCGAGGAAAAGACGCGCCGCGGCCGCGACGAGGAAGAAGACATCACCAATGTCGGCGCCGACACGCGCGGCATCGGCGACGACGACGAGGAAGACGAGGACGAGGCCAGCCTGTCGCTGGCGGCGATGGAAGCGGAACTCCGCCCGCAGGTGATGGAGACGCTCGACGTCATCGCCGACACCTACAAGAAGCTGCGCAAGCTGCAGGACCAGCAGGTCGAGAACCGTCTGGCCGCCGCCGGCACGCTGTCGCCCAGCCAGGACCGCCGGCTGAAGGAGCTGAAGGACCAGCTGATCAAGGCGGTGAAGTCGCTATCGCTCAACACCGCGCGCATCGAGGCGCTGGTCGAGCAGCTCTACGACATCAACAAGCGCCTGGTGCAGAACGAAGGCAAGCTGTTGCGGCTCGCCGAAAGCTATGGCGTGCGTCGCGAGGAGTTCCTGAAGGAATATCAGGGCTCGGAGCTCGACCCCAACTGGATACGCTCGATCGCCAATCTGACCTCGCGCGGCTGGAAGGAATTCACCAAGAACGAGAAGGACGCGATCAAGGAGCTGCGCGCCGAGATCCAGCACCTTGCCACCGAAACGGCGATCTCGATCCTGGAATTCCGCAAGATCGTCAACCAGGTGCAGAAGGGAGAGCGCGAAGCCGCAATCGCCAAGAAGGAAATGGTCGAGGCCAATCTGCGCCTCGTCATCTCGATCGCCAAGAAGTACACCAATCGCGGCCTGCAGTTCCTCGATCTGATCCAGGAAGGCAATATCGGCCTGATGAAAGCGGTCGACAAATTCGAATACCGCCGCGGCTACAAGTTCTCGACCTACGCGACATGGTGGATCCGGCAGGCGATCACGCGATCGATCGCCGACCAGGCGCGCACCATCCGCATCCCGGTGCACATGATCGAGACGATCAACAAGATCGTGCGCACCTCGCGCCAGATGCTGCACGAGATCGGCCGCGAGCCGACGCCGGAAGAACTGGCCGAAAAACTCGCCATGCCGCTCGAAAAAGTGCGCAAGGTGTTGAAGATCGCCAAGGAGCCGATCTCGCTCGAAACGCCGGTTGGCGACGAGGAGGATTCGCATCTGGGCGATTTCATCGAGGACAAGATGGCGATCCTGCCGATCGACGCGGCGATCCAGGCCAATCTGCGCGAGACCACGACGCGGGTTCTGGCCTCGTTGACGCCTCGCGAGGAGCGCGTGTTGCGCATGCGCTTCGGCATCGGCATGAACACCGACCACACGCTGGAAGAAGTCGGCCAGCAGTTCTCGGTCACCCGCGAGCGTATCCGCCAGATCGAAGCCAAGGCGCTGCGCAAGCTCAAGCACCCGAGCCGGTCGCGAAAGCTGCGCAGCTTCCTCGACAGCTGA
- a CDS encoding TauD/TfdA family dioxygenase — translation MRETTDLPPERIDIPVAWIGEDMARHPGNWLVDLDSRDIVELEATATGFLARSQDIGSLTKADFPLPRLAGHLAALRGKLIEGIGFEVLRGLPVERYSAQMAATIFCGIGAHLGSARSQNAQGHMLGHVRDIGADARDATTRIYQTAERQTFHTDSADVVGLLCLMDAMQGGESLLVSTVTIYNEMSKRRPDLVRLLFDPIATDRRGEIPEGEKPYFEIPVLNWHAGLLTGIYQRQYIDSAQRFPDAMRLSAAHVEALDLFDSLANDVRLNLSMRLRPGDMQFVYNHSLLHDRMGFRDWPAPDKRRHMLRLWLSIPGDRPLPECFKQRYGSIEIGDRGGIIVKGTRLNVPL, via the coding sequence ATGCGCGAGACAACAGACCTGCCGCCGGAACGGATCGACATTCCTGTCGCGTGGATCGGCGAGGACATGGCGAGGCATCCCGGGAATTGGCTGGTCGACTTGGATTCCCGGGACATCGTCGAGCTGGAAGCGACGGCAACCGGTTTTCTCGCCCGCTCACAGGATATCGGCAGCCTGACCAAGGCCGATTTCCCCTTGCCCCGGCTTGCCGGCCATCTTGCCGCCCTTCGCGGAAAACTGATCGAAGGCATTGGCTTCGAGGTGCTGCGCGGCCTCCCGGTCGAAAGATATTCGGCGCAAATGGCGGCAACGATCTTCTGCGGGATCGGCGCGCATCTGGGAAGCGCACGGTCGCAGAATGCCCAGGGCCATATGCTCGGCCATGTCCGCGACATCGGCGCCGACGCCAGGGACGCCACGACGCGCATCTACCAGACGGCGGAGCGCCAGACGTTCCACACCGATTCCGCCGATGTCGTCGGCCTGCTCTGCCTAATGGATGCCATGCAAGGCGGCGAGTCCCTGCTGGTCAGCACGGTGACGATCTACAACGAGATGAGCAAAAGGCGGCCCGATCTGGTCCGCCTGCTGTTTGATCCGATCGCCACCGACCGGCGCGGCGAGATACCGGAAGGCGAAAAACCCTATTTCGAAATCCCGGTCCTCAACTGGCATGCCGGATTGCTGACCGGCATCTATCAGCGCCAGTACATCGACAGCGCCCAGCGCTTCCCGGATGCGATGCGGCTGAGCGCCGCCCATGTCGAAGCGTTGGATCTCTTCGACAGTCTCGCCAATGATGTCAGGTTGAACCTGTCGATGCGACTGCGGCCGGGCGACATGCAGTTCGTCTACAATCATTCGCTGCTGCACGACCGCATGGGTTTTCGCGATTGGCCGGCGCCCGACAAGCGGCGCCACATGCTGCGCCTGTGGTTGTCGATTCCCGGCGACCGCCCGCTGCCCGAATGCTTCAAGCAGCGTTATGGCTCGATCGAGATCGGCGACCGGGGCGGCATCATCGTCAAGGGAACGCGGCTGAACGTGCCGCTGTAG
- a CDS encoding DUF333 domain-containing protein: MKNVSILVIGLALVSSMPLAAGAQKPVGMANPASVHCGEIGGRLVIRKDRTGNEYGFCRLPKGRLCEEWALFRDNKCIGPKAAMRGK, translated from the coding sequence ATGAAGAACGTCTCGATATTGGTTATCGGCCTTGCCTTGGTATCGTCGATGCCGCTTGCCGCCGGCGCGCAAAAACCGGTCGGCATGGCCAACCCGGCATCCGTCCATTGCGGCGAGATCGGCGGGCGCCTTGTGATCAGGAAGGACAGAACCGGCAACGAATACGGTTTTTGCCGGCTGCCCAAAGGGCGCCTGTGCGAGGAGTGGGCGCTGTTTCGCGATAACAAATGCATCGGGCCGAAGGCGGCCATGCGCGGCAAGTGA
- a CDS encoding DMT family transporter — protein MSEPHSHSHLWPGVPLALGSAVLFGATPPLSKLLLEAVNPFMLAGLLYLGAGIGLAFYRLLRGKQAAAGEAQLAPRDIPWLALAIGMGGIVAPVQLMFGLTFNTASNSALLLNLEGLATMAIAWLVYRENVDRRLLVGAFAILAGAVLLSWQGGGVAFNLGAMLVAGACLAWGLDNNFTRKISATDPVVIAMLKGLVAGVVNVGLALAAGASFPPASIVAATAAVGFFGIGVSLVMFIVALRHLGTARTGAYYSLAPFIGALLAIVMLGDAVTLKLAIAGLLMGFGLWLHLSERHEHEHDHEELEHEHSHVHDEHHQHDHDGPVSEPHSHWHRHAPMRHRHPHYPDLHHRHSHG, from the coding sequence ATGTCCGAGCCGCATTCCCATTCGCATCTCTGGCCCGGTGTACCGCTCGCCCTTGGCTCGGCTGTCCTGTTCGGCGCGACGCCGCCACTTTCCAAGCTGCTGCTTGAGGCCGTGAACCCCTTCATGCTGGCCGGCCTGCTCTATCTCGGCGCCGGTATCGGCCTCGCTTTCTATCGCCTGCTTCGCGGCAAGCAGGCCGCCGCCGGCGAGGCGCAACTGGCTCCAAGGGATATTCCGTGGCTGGCGCTGGCAATCGGCATGGGCGGCATCGTCGCGCCGGTGCAGTTGATGTTCGGCCTTACGTTCAACACCGCGTCCAACTCGGCGCTGCTGCTCAATCTCGAAGGGTTGGCGACAATGGCGATCGCCTGGCTCGTCTACCGCGAGAATGTCGACCGGCGCCTGCTTGTGGGCGCCTTCGCCATCCTTGCCGGCGCCGTTCTGCTGTCGTGGCAAGGCGGCGGTGTCGCCTTCAACCTTGGCGCCATGCTGGTCGCCGGGGCTTGCCTGGCTTGGGGGCTGGACAACAATTTCACCCGCAAGATCTCGGCCACCGATCCGGTGGTGATCGCCATGCTCAAGGGGTTGGTGGCGGGTGTCGTCAATGTCGGGCTGGCGCTTGCCGCCGGGGCTTCGTTTCCTCCGGCGTCAATCGTGGCGGCGACCGCCGCCGTCGGCTTCTTCGGCATCGGCGTCAGCCTGGTGATGTTCATCGTGGCGTTGCGCCATCTCGGCACCGCGCGGACCGGCGCCTATTATTCGTTGGCGCCGTTTATTGGTGCGCTGCTGGCCATCGTCATGCTGGGCGATGCCGTCACCCTCAAGCTGGCGATCGCGGGGCTTTTGATGGGCTTCGGCCTGTGGCTGCACCTGTCGGAGCGCCATGAGCATGAACACGACCATGAGGAACTGGAACACGAGCACAGCCATGTGCATGACGAACACCACCAGCACGATCATGACGGGCCGGTGAGCGAGCCGCATTCGCACTGGCACCGGCACGCGCCGATGCGCCACCGGCATCCGCACTATCCCGACCTGCATCACCGGCATAGCCACGGCTGA
- a CDS encoding DCC1-like thiol-disulfide oxidoreductase family protein: MLKPKPELTVWYNTRCPVCDAGISRQKRRLIEAVRAGRIEFRDINLEPAALAGHGASLEDIRRRLHAADANGRLLVGADVAIAVWAATPGEGWLATLFGNPVALPLTRFAYDRFADLLYAWNRRKGRW, encoded by the coding sequence ATGCTCAAGCCCAAGCCTGAACTGACCGTCTGGTACAATACGCGGTGCCCTGTCTGCGATGCGGGTATCAGCCGGCAGAAGCGGCGGCTGATCGAAGCAGTCAGGGCCGGACGGATAGAATTTCGTGACATCAATCTGGAGCCGGCAGCGCTTGCCGGACACGGCGCCTCGCTGGAGGACATCCGCCGCCGGCTGCACGCCGCCGATGCGAATGGCCGCTTGCTGGTCGGCGCCGACGTTGCCATCGCCGTGTGGGCGGCAACGCCGGGCGAGGGCTGGCTGGCCACGCTTTTCGGCAATCCGGTTGCCTTGCCGCTGACGCGCTTTGCCTACGATCGTTTCGCCGATCTGCTCTACGCCTGGAACCGCCGCAAGGGGCGGTGGTAG